The DNA segment TGCCGCGAACTCGGCATTCTCTTCGTTGCCGACGAGGTGATCACCGGCTTCGGGCGCACCGGGCCGCTCTTTGCCTCAACCGAGGACGAGATCGTCCCGGATTTCATCACCGCGGCTAAAGGCCTCACGTCCGGCTATGTGCCGATGGGGGCCGTCTTCATGGCCGACCATGTTTACCAGACGATCGCCGAAGGCGCCGGCGCTTCCGCCGTCGGCCACGGCTACACCTATTCGGCGCATCCGGTCAGCGCCGCTGTCGGCCTAGAGGTGCTGAAGCTCTACGAGAACGGCCTCTTGGAGAACGGCGTCAAGGCCGGTGCCCGGCTGATGGAAGGTCTCGAAAGCCTGAGGGACCACCCGCTTGTCGGCGATGTGCGCGGCCGCGGCATGCTGGCTGCCATCGAGCTCGTCGTCGACAAGGCGAGGAAGACCCCCTTGCCGGCAGCCGCGGAGCCGGCGCGCCGCATTTTCGACCGCGCCTGGGAAAACGGTCTCGTTATCCGCGCCTTCGCCAATGGCGTGCTCGGCTACGCGCCGCCACTCTGCTGCACCGAAGCAGAGATCGACGCGATCGTCGAGCGCACGCGCGCGACGCTCGACGAGACATTGGAAGATCCAGATGTCCGCAAGGTTTTGAACGCCTGAGGGATCGGCCGCGATATATCGCGGAACGGTCATATTCGAAATTTTGTGCCGCGCTATGGCGACTTTTCGGAGACTCCGGCGCGGCATAGATGCCAAACTCAAATGCAAGGAAAGCGGCCGGAGCCCAGCATAGGCGGCCTTTCCAGCAAGAGCGGGGAAAACATCCCGCCATCGGGAACAGAATATTCTTCTCTTCATGAAGTTGGCGCTCCGACCCGGGCGCCAAAAACTGGGGAACTGATGTGCGCAAGAGCCTTCCGGAATTCAAATACATGACGTTCGACGTCGTCGGCACGCTGATCGACTTCGAAGGCGGCCTCAAGGAATGTCTCGCCGGCATCGCCGCCGAGGCAGGTGTGACAATCGACGGCGAGAAGGCGCTGAGCCTTTACCGCGCGGCGCGCTACTCCAAGGACGCCGACCTCTTCCCAGACGATCTCGTGCGCGTCTATCTTGAAATCGCGCCAAAGCTCGGCCTGCCGGCGGACCGCAGATACGGCGAGCGCCTCAGGGATTCCGCCAGGAACTGGAAGGCCTTTGCAGACAGCGCTGAAGCGCTGGCGCGCCTTGCCAAGGACTACCGGCTCATCGCAATGACCAATGCCCGCCGCTGGGCCTTCGATTTCTTCGCAAGCGAGCTTGGCAACCCCTTTCACGCCGCCTTCACGGCAGACGACACTGGCACCGAAAAACCGGATCCTGTCTTCTTCGAGAGGGTCTTCGACTTCATAGCTTCGGAAGGAAATTCGAAGGACGACATCCTGCATGTCGCCCAGAGCCAGTACCACGACATCGGCATCTCGCGGAAGCTTGGGCTGACCAACTGCTGGATCGAGCGGCGGCACGCGCAGAAAGGTTACGGCGGCACCATCGAGCCGGCCGAATTCACCAAGCCCGACTACCACTTCACTTCTATGGCCGGCCTTGCCGATGCCGTGGCCGTCGCACGCAACTGACCAGTTCACCGGATCGGGTCCAAGCCTACGCAAGACGGGCAGCCCGCCAACAGACAAAAAGGGGAATGACATGAACGACAAGATCACCAATTGGACCAGATCCGACGACGCGATGGTCGAAAACGCCATCCGCCGTGGCGCCACTCGCCGCGAGCTCTTGCAGATGATGCTGGCCGGCGGCGTTGCCCTTTCTGCCGGTAGCTTTGTGCTCGGCCGAGCCGGCAATGCCGTAGCAGCGACGCCGGTCGCAGGCGGCACGCTGAAGGCAGCCGGCTGGTCGTCCTCGACCGCTGATACGCTCGACCCGGCAAAGGCGTCCCTCTCGACGGACTACGTCCGCTGCTGCTCCTTCTATAACCGCCTCACCTTCCTCGATAAGAGCGGCACGCCGCAGATGGAGCTGGCGGAGGCGATCGAGTCCAAGGATGCGAAGACCTGGACCGTCAAACTGAGGAAGGGCGTCACCTTCCATGATGGCAAGCCGTTGACCGCCGACGACGTGATCTTCTCGCTGAAGCGCCATCTCGACCCGTCTGTCGGTTCGAAGGTCGCCAAGATCGCCGCGCAGATGACGGGCTTCAAGGCGGTCGACAAGCAGACGGTCGAGGTCACGCTCGCCAGCCCGAATGCCGACCTGCCGACGATCCTCTCGATGCACCACTTCATGATCGTCGCCGACGGCACCACCGACTTCTCAAAAGGGAACGGCACCGGCGCTTTCGTGAGAGAAGTCTTCGAGCCTGGCGTGCGCTCCGTCGGCATCAAGAACAAGAACTACTGGAAGTCCGGACCGAACGTCGACTCCTTCGAGTACTTCGCGATCAGCGACGACAGTTCCCGGGTGAATGCACTATTATCCGGCGACATCCACCTCGCCGCCACGATCAATCCGCGCTCCATGCGCCTGGTCGAGAGCCAAGGCGACGGCTTCGTCCTATCGAAGACCACCTCCGGCAACTACACCAACCTCAACATGCGGCTGGATATGGAACCCGGCAGCAAGCGGGACTTCGTCGAAGGCATGAAGTACCTCGTAAACCGCGAGCAGATCGTCAAGTCGGCGCTGCGGGGCTTGGGTGAAGTCGGCAACGACCAGCCGGTTTCCCCCGCCAACTTCTACCATAATGCCGAGCTGAAGCCGCGCGCCTTTGATCCCGAGAAGGCCAAGTTCCTCTTCGAGAAGGCCGGCGTGTTAGGCCAGTCGATACCGGTGGTTGCCTCCGATGCGGCGAACTCCGCGATCGATATGGCGATGATCATCCAGGCCTCCGCTGCCGAGATCGGCTTGAAGCTCGATGTCCAGCGCGTTCCCGCAGACGGTTACTGGGATAATTACTGGCTGAAGGCGCCGGTCCACTTCGGCAATATCAACCCGCGTCCGACGCCGGATATCCTGTTCTCGCTGCTCTACTCCTCGGAGGCTCCGTGGAACGAGAGCCAATACAAGTCGGAGAAATTCGATAAGATGCTGATCGAGGCGCGCGGCTCGCTCGATCAGGAGAAGCGCAAGGCGATCTACAACGAGATGCAGGTGATGGTCGCCAACGAAGCCGGCACCATCATTCCAGCCTATATCTCCAATGTCGACGCGATCACCGCCAAGCTCAAAGGCCTGGAAGCCAATCCGCTTGGCGGCCAGATGGGCTATGCTTTCGCTGAATATGTCTGGCTCGAAGCCTGATGAGGAAACCGGATGGGGCTGCAGCCGCTCCGCCGCAGCCCCGACCGCTTTTTAACTTAAACTTCTTGTCTCGAACGTCGAAAGGAGCGCGCGTGAACAACCGGGTCTTATCCCTTGTGCTGAGCAGATTGCTCATTGCCCTCATCACCCTGGTGATCGTCTCCTTCGCCGTGTTCTTCGCGACGACGCTCTTGCCTGGAGATACGGCGACCATCCTGCTCGGCCAGGCCGCGACACCGGAGGCCGTCGAAGGTCTGCGCAAGGCCATGCATCTCGACGAGCCGGCCATCCTGCGTTTCCTGCGCTGGATCGTCGGTCTGGTGCAGGGCGATCTCGGTACGTCCTATGCCAACGAGATGCCGGTCGCGGATCTGATCGGCGGACGCTTCGTCAACACGCTGCAGCTCGCAGGCGTTACCGCGCTCTTCTCAGTGCCGATCGCACTCACGCTCGGCATCACCGCGGCGATGCTGCGCGGCTCGCTCTACGACCGCATCGTCACGGTACTGACGATCGGCGTCATTTCCGTGCCGGAGTTCATGATCGCGACCTCCGCCGTGCTCGTCTTCGCCGTCTATCTGAAATGGCTGCCCGCGCTCTCCTTTGCCAACGAAGTCACGTCTCTCGCCGATCTCCTGCGCATCTATGCCATGCCGGTGATCACGCTCACCTTCGTCATCTCGGCACAGATGATTCGCATGACACGGGCGGCAGTGATCGAGACCCTCAACACGCCCTATGTGGAAATGGCGCTCCTCAAGGGCGCCTCGCGGCCGCGCATGGTGTTTCGCCACGCGCTGCCGAACGCGCTGGGTCCGATCGTCAATGCCGTGGCGCTTTCACTCTCCTACCTGCTGGGCGGCGTCATCATCATTGAGACGATCTTCAACTACCCAGGCATCGCCAAGCTGATGGTCGATGCCGTTGCCACCCGCGATCTGCCGCTAATCCAGAGCTGCGCGATGATCTTCTGCCTCGGCTACCTGCTGCTGATCACGACGGCCGACATCATCGCCATTCTCTCCAATCCGAGGCTTCGATGACCATGACCACTTCGAGCACATCGAGCACTTCCGGCCGGACGTCCGGAATCCGGTTCGGCTATCGCTTCAATATCATCGGCATGATCGGTCTTTCGATCATCCTTTTCTGGGCGCTCGTCGCGATCTTCGCGCCGCTGATCATCCCCTACCCGGTTGGAGAGATCGTCGACCTCGACTACTTCGGTCCGATGAGCAGCGACTTCTGGCTCGGATCCGATTATCTCGGCCGCGACATGCTTTCGCGCATTCTGATGGGTGCCCGCTACACCGTCGGCATCTCGCTTGCGGCGGTGACGATCGCGTGTTTCTCGGGCGTGGTCCTCGGCATGATCGCGGCTGTGGCCGGCGGGTGGCTCGACACGCTGTTGAGCCGTTTCCTCGACGCCCTCCACTCAATTCCAAGCAAGCTCTTCGGACTGGTGGTGGTCGCCGCCGTCGGTTCCTCCATTCCGGTGCTGATCTTGACGCTCTCGGTAATCTACATTCCGGGCGCCTACCGTTTCGCCCGAGCTCTCGCCGTAAACATCAATGCGATGGACTTCATCACCGTGGCTCGTATCCGTGGCGAGAGCACGCTTTATCTCGTCCGTTCGGAAATCCTGCCGAACATCGCAGGGCCGGTGCTCGCCGATCTCGGCATCCGCTTCGTCTTCATCGTTCTCCTGCTCTCCAGCCTCTCCTTCCTCGGCCTCGGCGTCCAGCCGCCCTATGCCGACTGGGGTGCACTGGTGCGCGAGAACATCGGCGGCCTGCCCTTTGGCGCACCGGCGGTGATGGCTCCCTCCTTTGCGATCGCCAGCCTGACGATCAGCGTGAACCTCTTGATCGACAACCTGCCGCAGAAGATCCGGGATCGGAGCGAATGATGGGCAATCTCGTAGAAATCCGTGACCTTAAAGTCGAAGCCACCACCGATTCCGGCCGCCGCGTCGAGATCATCAACGGCGTCAGCTTCGACATCGCCGAAGGCGAGATCGTGGCGCTGATCGGCGAAAGCGGCTCCGGCAAGACGACGATCGCACTGACGCTGATGGGCCATGCCCGCCCCGGCTGTCGCATCTGCGGCGGCAGCGTCTTAGTCGCCGGAAAGGACATGGTGACGCTGAGCGAAAAGCAGCGCGCCAGGGTGCGCGGCACCGAGGTCACCTATGTCCCGCAATCAGCCGCCGCCGCATTCAACCCGGCCGCCACGATCATGGACCAGGTAATCGAGGTCACCCGAATTCATGGGCTCATGTCAGCCGACGAGGCGCGCCTCCGCGCCGTCGAGCTCTTCAGGGCGTTGTCGCTGCCCGAGCCGGAAACGATCGGCAGCCGCTATCCGCACCAGGTTTCCGGCGGGCAACTGCAACGTCTTTCGGCCGCCATGGCCCTCATCGGCGACCCGAAGCTCGTCATATTCGACGAGCCGACCACAGCGCTCGACGTGACGACGCAGATCGAGGTGCTGCGCGCCTTCAAGTCTGTGATGAAGAAGGGCGGCATCGCCGGCGTTTACGTCTCGCACGACCTCGCCGTGGTCGCTCAGATCGCCGACCGAATCGTCGTCTTGAATGGCGGCGAGACCAAGGAGACCGGCACCACCGAAGAGATCCTCAACGACGCGAAGCACCCCTACACGCGGGAGCTGCTCGCCGCCTTCGAGCCGAAACCCCGTGGCGCTGCGGGCGCGGCAGAGAGTGGTCCTGCCCCGTTGCTCGAAATCGAAAATCTCGTCGCAGGCTACGGCCAGGCCCAGGCCGACGGCCTGCCGCTCGTGCGCGCCGTCGAGCATGTCAGTCTCAAGGTGGAGAAGGGGCGCAACCTCGGTATCATCGGCGAGTCCGGTTGCGGCAAGTCGACGCTCGCGCGGACCATCGCCGGGATATTGCCGGCCGCTATCGGCAAGATCGTCTTCGACGGCAAGGAACTCGGTCGCAGCGCCCGCGCGCGCTCGCGCGATGAACTGCGCGAAATGCAGATCGTCTTCCAATATGCCGATACGGCGCTTAATCCGGCGAAATCCGTCGAGGACATCTTAGCCCGGCCCCTTACCTTCTATCACGGCATGAATGCAAAGGCGCGCAGCGCACGCATCGACGAGCTGCTCGACATGGTGCGCCTGCCGCGCAACCTGCGTCATCGCCGCCCGGGGGAGCTCTCGGGCGGCCAGAAACAGCGCGTCAACTTCGCCCGCGCACTCGCCGCCGAGCCGAAGCTGATCCTGTGCGACGAGATCACCTCGGCGCTCGACACGGTGGTCGCGGCCGCCGTCATCGACCTGCTCAAGGAGCTGCAGCGCGAGCTCGGCCTCTCCTATATCTTCATCAGCCACGATCTCTCCGTGGTGGAGGCGATTTGCGACGAGATCATTGTGATGTATGACGGCAGGAAGGTGGAGGAAATCACTCCGGCCAAGGTCGAGGAACCGCAGCACCCCTATTCGCAGTTGCTCTTCTCGTCGGTGCCGAAGCTCGATCCCACGTGGCTCGATGGGCTCGAACAGGATCCGGAGCTCGTACGTGCCTATTGCCGGCGCTGACGCGCCGGCACGCTCGCGAGACATGCCGCCTCATCACACCCCTGGCGGCCATCGTCTCCATCACCAGGCTGACCGAGGGCGGCGACACCCGGCTTTCTCTGCGTGCAACTTCCCGAGGGAGAGGGCGGGCCCAATCGCAAGTGCCAGCGTGCGTCAGCCGTAGCGAGTCGATCTGAAGATCCTACATCCGAAACAGGCTGGTCAGCGGCATGTGCGCCTTGACGATCGGCGACTTCAGCACGACGAAGCTGAAATATTTGTCGATGCCGACGTCCATGTCGGTGAGGCGCTCCATGATCGTCTGGTATTCGCCGATCCCGGTCGTGACGAATTTCAGAAGATAGTCATAACCGCCGGACACCAGGTGGCATTCGATCACCTGGTCGACCTTGTCTATCGCCGCGAGGAACCGGGCAAAGTCGATCTGCCGGTGGTTCTTCAGCGTGATTTCGGTGAAGACCGTCAGTGTCTGCCCGAGCTTGCTGACGTTGATCTGCGCCGAATAGCCCTCGATGTAACCTTCCGACTGCAGCTTCTTCACCCGCATCAGACAGGGGCTCGGCGAGAGGTTGACCAGTTCGGCCAGTTCGACATTGGTGATGCGGCCATTCTTCTGCAGTTCGTACAGAATCTTGATGTCGATCCGGTCGAGTTTCATGGCGCGCCTCCCCCTTTGACCAACGGCGCAGCAGATTCTGCTGCGATTTTCCGACGATGACCTTAACACACTGGAGAGACGTGTCGATTTCGTTTGGCACAATGAGCCGAAGCAGAATGGGCGGCATCGCCGTTGCAAGACGGAATCTTCTGCTGCGCGCCGGGCGCACTCCGGCAACGCCGTTGCGCCAAAACCGCTAGACTGCGCTCGAAACGGAGGTCACACCATGCCCGCACCGCTGCAACTCGTCGAAGCCACGCCGCAGCTGCCCGACGCCGCCGATGCCGTGGTCATCGGCGGCGGCATTGTCGGCGTGTTTGCGGCCTACCATCTTGCCCGCCGCGGATGGAAGGTCGCGCTTGTCGAGAAGGGCCGGATTGGTGCAGAGCAATCCAGCCGCAACTGGGGTTGGTGCCGCCAGCAGAACCGCGACGCCCGCGAATTGCCGATGGCGACGAAGAGCCTCGACCTGTGGGAGCGGTTCGCCGCCGATAGCAGCGAGGACACCGGCTTCCGCCGATGCGGGCTCTTCTATCTCAGCAACAGCGACGAGGAGCTGGCCGGCTGGGCACGTTGGCGCGAATTTGCCCTTACCGCCGGCGTCACGACGCATATGCTCGACAGCGCGCAAGCAACGGAGCGCGGCCGAGCAACGGGCAAGCCATGGAAGGGCGGCGTGTTTTCTCCCACCGACGGCACTGCCGATCCGGCACGCGCGGCGCCCGCTGTTGCGCGCGCAATCCTGAAGCTCGGCGGCACGGTGCATCAGTCCTGCGCCGCCCGCGGCATCGAAACGGAAGGCGGCCGGCTCTCCGGCGTCGTCACCGAACACGGCACCATCCGCACGAAGACGGCGATCCTCGCCGGCGGCGCTTGGGCCTCCTCCTTCTGCCGGCAGCTCGGCATCCGTTTTCCCCAGGCTTCAGTCCGCTCGTCGATCCTTTCCGTTTCGCCGGGGGCAATTGGCCTGCCGGACGCTCTGCATACGGCCGCCGTTTCCGTGACGCGTCGTGGTGATGGCGGCTATACGCTCGCCATCAGCGGCCGCGGCCGTGTCGATCCGACGCCGCAGCAACTCAGGTTCTCGCCGCAGTTTCTACCGATGTTCGTCCGCCGCTGGCGCAGCCTGGCCCCGGGCGGCCTCGAAGGCTGCCGCTCCGGTCACGAAACCCTCGCTCGCTGGCATCTCGACGCTCCGACGCCAATGGAGCGCATGCGCATCCTCGACCCGGCAGTCGACAAGGCGACCATTCGGCTTACCCATTCCCGCGCACTCGAGCTCCTACCCGACCTGAAGAACACCTGCATCACCGCCGCATGGGCGGGCTACATCGACAGCACGCCGGACGGTGTGCCGGGCATCGGCGAAATCGCCGCCATACCGGGATTTATCCTCGCCGCCGGCTTCAGCGGGCACGGCTTCGGCATCGGCCCAGGCGCCGGTCACCTGATCGCCGACATCGTCACCGGCGATGAGCCAATCGTCGACCCCCGACCATACGATCCGGACCGTTTCCGAAAATCTGCCTGGGGAAAAGTCGCTGATTTTTAGATGACGTTAGCCTTGAGCGAGGGCTCCCCACACATCCACGAGGAAAATGATCCGCGCCATTCGGTGTGATCCGCCCGCTATCAAAGATGATCGCAATGGTCGCGCGCAGCCCTGCTCGGGGACCAAGCCAATTGAGGGTCGCACCGTTCGGTCGACCGTCTCGGCCTTAAACCCGAGGTCCTGCAAGGTCAACTAAAGTAGATCCATCGATCTGAAAGGGACACAAGATTGGTGTTCTGGATGAAGTCAGAACCTGCAACGCTCAACAGGATTAAATCTCAGAGCTATGTGGTCGGCAAATCGGGTTGATAGAGTATCACGCGATTGCGGCCGGCTTGTTTGGCCAGGTAGAGTGCCACGTCAGCCTGGTTCTGAAGCTTCTCCGGCGCGATGATCTCCTCACCTGGCGCCTGCGCCGCCACGCCAACGCTGAGGGTGACGTAAGGCGATACGCGGGACGCGGGGTTCGGAAGCGAGGCGGCTTCGACGCTCGCCCTAATTCGTTCAGCCGTAGCCAGCGCCGCTCGTTCATCTGCGCCCGGCAGTACGACGAGAAACTCCTCACCGCCGTAGCGGGCAACATGGTCGCGGTTTCGCCTGACGCTGCTCTGAATAATGCCGGCAACTTTCACGAGGCAGCGATCGCCTTCGGCGTGGCCAAGACGATCGTTCAGGTTCTTGAAGTCGTCTATGTCGCACATCAGCATGGCGTTGCCCGGAGGGCGGTCTGCGTCTGCACTCCAGAGGCGATTGAGGGTTTCCATCATCCAGCGCCTGTTGGCGATCCCGGTCAGGGGGTCGGTTTTTGCAAGGCGCTCAAGGCGGGCATTGGCGTCGGCAAGCTCCACCACGCGCCGCTTGTCGCGAAGTTCGAGAAGGAAAGTCTTCTGGGCCAGGATCGTCATCGTGCGTCGGGCAACGACAGTAGCGATAATGCCGCTGGCAAAAAACAACGTCCCAGCCACGGCGCTGCCCTCGTCGAGGGACGGATTCCGCAACTGAAAAATAAGGTAGAGGGCAAGCGCGAAAGAGGCGACCGTCACCGTCCAGGTCAGGGGAACCGCGAAGATGATGATCGCCGTGATGGCGACGAACAGCATAATGTTCAAGTGCCGTTCATGGAACTCGCCACCCGCGCTCACTCCCACCAGCGCGACCGACAGGAGAATGAGGAACAAGCCTGCGAGCAAAGACACCTTTAGAAGCCAGACGCCGCGTGGTTTTCGCCAGACAAAGGCGGTGGCCAATGCTGCGGGCGGAAGAATGCAGGCTGGCGGAAGCATCGACAGCACGACTGCCTTCGGAAGCAGGATCGCGTTGAGACCCAGCGTCAGTACGTCCAGCAGGGCGACCCATGTCATCCACGCGCGAATGATTTTGGCCGTCCGGGACCACGAACGCTCTTGGAACAGTCGACCAAGCTCACCTCTGAGGCGGATGTCACGCGTACGGCCCGTGAGAAGGCGCTCGACTTCGGCCATAACCGCCGGGTTGGGCGGCTGAAATCGCACCTCCGGGGAGGCGCTCGCGCGACTGGCAGCAACTGCGCTTTCCTGAAGCTCCATCCCTGCCCATCTAGGGGAGCACCTCCTGCTGGCAAGATCATCGGTGCATGAACTCGGGAGTTGCACTCTTCATGCCACCCGGGCACTTCCTTTCTGCAGGCGCAGGGAAACGCTAAAGTAAACGTCGAGGTCAGATCGATCCTGATCGTCTCGACCGTTTCCGACGACCGCTGGGGCACGGCGACGTCGAGCCCAATCACCTCGTATCGGTCGCGCAGACTACGAGCGATCTCCTGTCCAAGAAAGTCGCTCGAACCCGTGATCAGGACGGTCGGACGATTGATCGCTTCGGTCATGTCGAAACTTGGGAGTTCGTCTCGCAAACGTCGCATCCGACGGGTCAGCCGCCGAATGTGTCGACGAACAAGATGGCCGCGACGGCAACGGCGTATACCGGAACGACATATCTCCAGACCCGTGAGGGCATCACGCGGACCACGTAGGGTGAGATCACGGCAGCCGGCAACGCTCCGGCCCAGAGCCAGGGGAGAAGCCGCCAGTCGACCTCGGTACCGAGCGCGACGAGAACGAGGAAGGTGATCGTGCCGAGCGCGGAGGCGACGCCCTCCGCCATCGTTGCCAACGCGACCGAGGTCTTCTCGAAGACACCGGAGAGCACGCCTCCGAGCGTGATGACAGGTCCGTAACCGCCGGCGCCGATGCCCTTGTTCGCGCCCGCGACCGCCGCGAATACCAGCACGCGCCGCGGACGATACGGCATGCGTTCCCCCCGCGAGGAGATCGTCAGGATGATGGCGGCCATCACGACGACGACGATCCCGATGTAGGTCCTGACGAAGGTCTCGGAGAGCGTGAAGGCGTAGTAGGTGAGCACTTGGGCGACGATCGCGCCTAGTCCACCGATCGCGGCGATGGCTAGCACGGTCTTCGTCGCCTGGTTGAGTGGACGCCAGGAGAGCTCGATATTGCGGAACTCGTTGTGCATCAGCCCCGCAGCAAGGCCGGTAGCTGCTTCCGCCGCCAGCAGACCAGGCACGACTTGCAAAGGCGCGAAGCCCAGCACGAGAAGGAGCGGAGACAGCGCCGTGCCGAATCCCATGCCCGAAGACGAGTCCATGGTCTCGAACAGGAACGCGAAGGCAATCACAGCGACGATTTTCCAGACGGCGACGTCGACATTCGAGGAGAAACCGCCGACCAAGAAAGTCAGAACGACGAACCCGCCGGCCCAGATGCCGGCCGCGACGAGCAAGGTTCGCACGCTGTGCTCGGACAGCCGTGCACGCTCGCTGACCGGCCTCTCTTTGTCGCGCAGCGCGGCCGCGTCGATCCGGTCGCCGACGAACACGCGCCCAAACTCCTCAGTCCAAGCGTCGCGAGGCGCGCGATAACCTGCGCCCCCCGGCCCGTAGTGGCGACGGAGTTCGTTGAGATAGCCGTCGTCCGTGTCCGTTTGGGACTTCAAGGATCGCGGGGCGTTCATGATCTCCTTGTGTCGGCGATCAACGTAGACCTTTCTGGCGCCGTGATCGATTCGCTCGATCACGGCCGCCGGCAAGATCACCCGCCTCGTCGCCCGCTTCCCGGGCAGCGACCAGACCAGGTCGACCGAGATGAAGCTCGGGACAAGCCCTTCCGTCGTCCCGTCGACCTTGCCGATCGTCCCCTGGAGGTCCTCCACTTCGTAGCCGACGACGTCGGTGGAGAGGGCCTTCTCGCGGACTCTCTGCAGATCGAAGGTTAACATCGCGTCCTCATGCCCCGTGATATGCTCACCATACCGCATTGGAGCACTCACCGCGAACGGGCCGGAACGATGACGAGTGCTAACCCTCGTACCCCGTGATATGTTCGCAATACCGCATGGGCGCACTCGCCGCGAAGGGGCTAGAACGATGACGAGTGCTGACCCAGACGTCGAGGAGGATGAGATGAAAGAGGATGGGACGGAGGCCGGCGAGGCACGAACGCGCACCTCGGCGAAAGACGAGGATCTCTTAAAGGAACTCGTCGGGTACCTCCGGCAGAACCGGGAGACCCTGCGCGAAGAGTGGGTCCGTCACATCACGGACGCGCAGCTTCTTGAGACCATGAGCCGTGAGGAAATTATCTCCGAGGCGTCCGCCGTCTACGACAACTACGTCGACGCGCTCGAGACCGGTAGCATGGCGGCGCTACAGGCTTACACGCGCGACCTTTCTGAGCGGATCGTCGAACGGGGCGTCGAGACCCACGAAGTGCTCTCCATCGTCCTGCGCCTGCGCGACGTCCTCGCGCGCGCGCTGTTCGCCAATTATGGCCAAGACGCCGGGGTCCTGAACCAGGTACTCAACGCCTACGAGCCCGCCGCGAACAGCATCATGGTCACCGTCGGCGTCAGCTTCGTCGAGCAGCGCGAGCGTGTTATCCGCGAGCAGCAGGAAGCGATCCGGACGCTGTCGACCCCGGTGATGAAGCTTCGCGAGCGGCTCTTGCTCCTCCCCATCATCGGCGCGCTCGACACACAACGCATGCAGCAGCTGACGGGGCAGCTGCTTGAGGCAATCCAAGCGCATCGCGCTCAAGTAGTCGTGGTCGACATCACCGGCGTCGCCGGGATCGATCGCAAAGTTGCCAACCATCTCCTCCAGACGGTCGAGGCGGCTCGGCTCATGGGTGCCGAGACGATCATCACCGGACTCTCGTCGGAGA comes from the Sinorhizobium garamanticum genome and includes:
- a CDS encoding NAD(P)/FAD-dependent oxidoreductase, producing MPAPLQLVEATPQLPDAADAVVIGGGIVGVFAAYHLARRGWKVALVEKGRIGAEQSSRNWGWCRQQNRDARELPMATKSLDLWERFAADSSEDTGFRRCGLFYLSNSDEELAGWARWREFALTAGVTTHMLDSAQATERGRATGKPWKGGVFSPTDGTADPARAAPAVARAILKLGGTVHQSCAARGIETEGGRLSGVVTEHGTIRTKTAILAGGAWASSFCRQLGIRFPQASVRSSILSVSPGAIGLPDALHTAAVSVTRRGDGGYTLAISGRGRVDPTPQQLRFSPQFLPMFVRRWRSLAPGGLEGCRSGHETLARWHLDAPTPMERMRILDPAVDKATIRLTHSRALELLPDLKNTCITAAWAGYIDSTPDGVPGIGEIAAIPGFILAAGFSGHGFGIGPGAGHLIADIVTGDEPIVDPRPYDPDRFRKSAWGKVADF
- a CDS encoding GGDEF domain-containing protein, producing MELQESAVAASRASASPEVRFQPPNPAVMAEVERLLTGRTRDIRLRGELGRLFQERSWSRTAKIIRAWMTWVALLDVLTLGLNAILLPKAVVLSMLPPACILPPAALATAFVWRKPRGVWLLKVSLLAGLFLILLSVALVGVSAGGEFHERHLNIMLFVAITAIIIFAVPLTWTVTVASFALALYLIFQLRNPSLDEGSAVAGTLFFASGIIATVVARRTMTILAQKTFLLELRDKRRVVELADANARLERLAKTDPLTGIANRRWMMETLNRLWSADADRPPGNAMLMCDIDDFKNLNDRLGHAEGDRCLVKVAGIIQSSVRRNRDHVARYGGEEFLVVLPGADERAALATAERIRASVEAASLPNPASRVSPYVTLSVGVAAQAPGEEIIAPEKLQNQADVALYLAKQAGRNRVILYQPDLPTT
- a CDS encoding sulfite exporter TauE/SafE family protein; translated protein: MLTFDLQRVREKALSTDVVGYEVEDLQGTIGKVDGTTEGLVPSFISVDLVWSLPGKRATRRVILPAAVIERIDHGARKVYVDRRHKEIMNAPRSLKSQTDTDDGYLNELRRHYGPGGAGYRAPRDAWTEEFGRVFVGDRIDAAALRDKERPVSERARLSEHSVRTLLVAAGIWAGGFVVLTFLVGGFSSNVDVAVWKIVAVIAFAFLFETMDSSSGMGFGTALSPLLLVLGFAPLQVVPGLLAAEAATGLAAGLMHNEFRNIELSWRPLNQATKTVLAIAAIGGLGAIVAQVLTYYAFTLSETFVRTYIGIVVVVMAAIILTISSRGERMPYRPRRVLVFAAVAGANKGIGAGGYGPVITLGGVLSGVFEKTSVALATMAEGVASALGTITFLVLVALGTEVDWRLLPWLWAGALPAAVISPYVVRVMPSRVWRYVVPVYAVAVAAILFVDTFGG
- a CDS encoding STAS domain-containing protein, encoding MTSADPDVEEDEMKEDGTEAGEARTRTSAKDEDLLKELVGYLRQNRETLREEWVRHITDAQLLETMSREEIISEASAVYDNYVDALETGSMAALQAYTRDLSERIVERGVETHEVLSIVLRLRDVLARALFANYGQDAGVLNQVLNAYEPAANSIMVTVGVSFVEQRERVIREQQEAIRTLSTPVMKLRERLLLLPIIGALDTQRMQQLTGQLLEAIQAHRAQVVVVDITGVAGIDRKVANHLLQTVEAARLMGAETIITGLSSEIAQTIVNLDVSLFPMKTVGDLQGGLEDAERLLGTRRGESDTRLPGSLQSSPT